One window of Thermocoleostomius sinensis A174 genomic DNA carries:
- a CDS encoding DMT family transporter: MHGFLIVILGSLCLAFQNVLLRVIFSESLIAGQFVWGGLLAPTPDHSLLILQIRSVLVLPAMALLAWRLYPTTGEALQKLFQSQQRPLLMRTIISSSFLFLALALLFLAIATIPAGVATVLFFIHPAITGLLAWKFFGNRPTRLRGIVTGGVLLGSVLVTPGFSGENGNVLLGVGAALGASVAYSIQGLLAQSCFGSIHPIPFTLINFIVMALLSTLLLPLLTIDVPAGAWEPLWIISILASVLTLLGQLLYNIGIHLVSAASMAIVAVSNPVFTVVLAWVGLQEDLQWRQVLGVLLVIVSIVALGYDRSPTQPSESPYSVETE; this comes from the coding sequence ATGCACGGATTTTTGATAGTTATCCTTGGCTCTTTGTGCTTGGCGTTTCAAAACGTGTTGCTACGAGTCATTTTTTCTGAAAGTTTGATTGCTGGGCAGTTTGTGTGGGGCGGTTTGTTAGCTCCTACCCCAGATCATTCATTGCTCATTTTACAAATTCGATCGGTGCTAGTGTTGCCAGCGATGGCGTTGCTTGCTTGGCGGCTCTATCCAACTACAGGCGAGGCTCTGCAAAAGTTGTTCCAGTCTCAACAACGTCCCCTCCTAATGCGGACAATCATCAGCAGTAGTTTCTTGTTTTTGGCATTGGCGCTGTTATTTTTAGCGATCGCCACAATTCCAGCCGGTGTTGCCACCGTACTGTTCTTTATTCACCCTGCTATTACTGGATTACTGGCCTGGAAGTTTTTTGGCAACCGTCCAACCCGATTGCGCGGAATTGTCACCGGGGGAGTGTTATTGGGTAGTGTTTTGGTGACACCGGGATTTTCTGGAGAGAACGGTAATGTGCTGCTAGGAGTAGGAGCCGCCCTAGGAGCGAGTGTAGCCTATTCCATACAAGGGCTTTTGGCACAAAGTTGTTTTGGCAGCATTCATCCCATACCCTTCACGTTGATCAATTTCATTGTGATGGCGCTGCTCTCTACCCTGCTTTTGCCGTTACTCACGATCGATGTTCCAGCCGGTGCATGGGAACCGCTCTGGATCATCAGCATCCTGGCATCGGTGCTGACCCTGTTAGGTCAACTGCTCTATAACATTGGCATTCATTTAGTGAGTGCAGCGTCCATGGCAATTGTGGCAGTTAGTAATCCAGTCTTTACAGTTGTCCTTGCTTGGGTGGGGCTGCAAGAAGATTTGCAATGGCGGCAGGTGTTAGGGGTGTTGTTGGTGATCGTTAGCATTGTTGCCTTGGGATACGATCGATCGCCTACCCAACCATCCGAATCTCCTTACTCGGTAGAAACCGAATAA